A stretch of the Pseudomonas sp. ACM7 genome encodes the following:
- the maiA gene encoding maleylacetoacetate isomerase, translating into MELYTYYRSTSSFRVRIALALKGLDYQALPINLIAPPGGEHRQPPYLSINPQGRVPALRTDEGELLIQSPAIIEYLEERYPQVPLLSKDLAARAHERGVAAVIGCDVHPLHNVSVLNKLRQLGHDEPQVVEWIGHWISQGLATVEQLIGDEGYCFGPTPGLADVYLIPQLYAAERFNISLEAYPRIRRVAALATMHPAFIKAHPANQPDTP; encoded by the coding sequence ATGGAACTCTATACCTACTATCGTTCGACTTCGTCCTTTCGGGTGCGCATTGCGTTGGCGCTCAAGGGGCTGGATTACCAGGCGCTGCCGATCAATCTGATCGCGCCGCCAGGTGGCGAACATCGACAGCCGCCGTATCTGAGCATTAATCCGCAAGGCCGAGTGCCGGCCTTGCGCACTGACGAAGGTGAGCTGTTGATCCAGTCGCCGGCGATCATTGAATACCTGGAGGAACGTTATCCACAGGTGCCGCTGCTCTCCAAAGACCTCGCCGCTCGCGCCCATGAGCGTGGTGTGGCGGCAGTGATTGGTTGCGACGTGCATCCGCTGCACAACGTCAGCGTGCTCAATAAACTTCGGCAGTTGGGGCACGATGAACCGCAAGTGGTGGAGTGGATCGGGCACTGGATCAGCCAAGGATTGGCGACGGTGGAGCAGTTGATCGGCGATGAGGGTTATTGCTTTGGTCCGACGCCTGGGCTGGCGGATGTTTACCTGATCCCGCAGCTGTACGCGGCCGAGCGCTTCAACATTTCACTTGAGGCGTATCCGCGGATTCGTCGAGTGGCGGCGTTGGCGACCATGCACCCGGCGTTCATCAAGGCGCATCCGGCGAACCAGCCAGACACCCCTTAA